The following DNA comes from Bos indicus x Bos taurus breed Angus x Brahman F1 hybrid chromosome 5, Bos_hybrid_MaternalHap_v2.0, whole genome shotgun sequence.
TTATATAATTCTACCCCTATCTCTAGAATATAATTTCTATGAGGAAAAAGGGTCATGTCTGAGTTGTTCAAATTAATATtccttgaactgtggtgtatgCAGTAAATTCTCAAAGAATATTTGTGGAAAAGATTAATAAgtaacaaatgattttttttggttgctgatttattttaaaatttttatttatttatattttttggccacaccataaGAGACATGtaggaatcattttttttttaaatttatttattttaactggaggctaattactttacaatattgtagtgttttttttgccatacatgcaCATAAATCAgtcatgagtgtacatgtgttccccaccctgaacccccctcctacctccctccccatcccatccttcagggtcctcccagtgcactggccctgagggccttgtctcatgcattgaacctggactggtgatctattttacatatggtaatatacatgaaTAACAAATGATTTTGGAAAAAGtaaataacactgaaaaaaaaattgaacctcCAATGTCATCCAGTAGTGTTTTATCATTTCTTCTAGAATCTGGCTgctattcttgccaagaaaaatGGATTGGCTACCAATGCAACTGTTATTTCATCTCTAATGAAGTAAAAACATGGAAAGACAGTAGGGATTTTTGTGTTTCTCATAATTCCAGTCTACTTcagatacaaaacagaaatgaaccGGCaagtatttaattttgattttctacattttctttggCTTAGGAAATATATTATCTAAGTAAGCTGAATACTTTGATTCAAGTCTTTAATCAGATAACAAGTAGATGATTATATTTGAACTAATATCCTATACTTTGAAACCATTACAAAATCAACCCAAAATTTCTCAAAGATTTACATTATAGGAGTGTTGACAGATAAAGTACAGATAAAGTTTTAAAGATAAttcaaagtagaaataaaaataacctaaTTTAGCTAAAAATAACCTATTTTTAGCTCTTTAAttgaatttctaatttattttgtaattatatagCTTTTGTTATCACTCTTGGGTGTAATGTgaaatgtatatgtaaaatattataaaacaattagtTCTTTAGTAAAAGTTCTCTAGCTCCCTGTAGAACCTGTGCTAAGATCTATCCCTCAGTGTGCTATTGGGATCAGATTTGACTGATGGTCCCCTATGAAGGAAATGTTGCATAAAAACTCTAACATCCATTATGACATTTTTCATTCCTTTAAGAAGTGAGACTTTGTGGTATTTTTTACTCCAGAAATGGACTTGATGAATGAGAAACAAGAGGCAAGTGACTGACTACATCTCCTAAATTAGaagttaaaaatgattttagtTTGTATTagtttggtgcaaaagtaattgtggttttgcttgGTTGAAAATTGCTGTTGGATATTGgaaaacattcttaaataaatatgattATGTTATATACCGTTTATtatgcatttctcactttatgtttttttgctaatgacatcacttgctgtttattttatatttattttaggctACAGAAActatgttagacaaaaagcaaatttaagcaatttttaaattcaagttcaaaatgggttataAAGCAGGGGAGACAACTTGCAAtgtcaacaatgcatttggccccaGAACTGTTAACAAAagtacagtgcagtggtgattCAAGAAGTTTTGTAAAGGAGACAAGCACCTTGAAGATGAAGAGTGCCGTGGCTgaccatcagaagttgacaacggCCAATTGAGCGggtcatcaaagctgatcctcttacaactacacaaggAGTTTTCCAAGAACTCAGCATTAACCATTCTGTgatcatttggcatttgaagcaaattagaAATGTGTAAAAGCTCTAAAAGTGGGTGTCTCAGGAActgacagcaaattaaaaaaaatcattattttgaagtgtcttcttctcttattctattcAACAGCAAACCATTTCTCAAGTGGATtgtgatgtgtgatgaaaagtggattttatacaactggcgatgaccagctcagtggctggactgagaagaagctccaaagcatttcccaaagccaaacttggaCCAAAAacaggtcatggtcactgtttggtggtttgCTGCTGGTtggatccactacagctttctgaatcccagtgaaaccattacatctgagaagtctGCTCagcaaattaataagaaaaaactgcaatgcctgcagctggcatAGATCAACAGATAGGACCCAATTCTTTTCCATGAAAATGCCTGGCTGCAGGTTGCAAAacaaacacttcaaaagttgaacaaattgggctacaaagttttgcctcatctgccatattcacttGATTTCTTGCCAatcaactaccacttcttcaagcatctccatgaatttttgcagggaaaatgcttccacaaacaacaggaggcagaaaatgctttccaagagtttgtcaaatccCTAAGTATGGActtttacactacaggaataaaaAGTTGATTATCGATGGCAAAAATGTGTTAATTGTTATGGTTCCTATTTTGGTTaagaaagatgtgtttgagcttaGTTATAACGATTTAACATTTatggtctgaaaccacaattacttttttgTAACAATCTGATAGAATTGAAAAACTGAATCTGATACTGGAAACTGGGCTTCTTAAAAGTACATGTTTCCTAGAGTAGATTTGAAATAGGTTAATATGTTGGTCTCTGTTTCCAAGCAGGATTTTATGAAGTTCAGTTCCAGTTTTTACTGGATTGGACTTTCTTACAGTGAAGAACATCATGCCTGGTTGTGGGAGGACAATTCTACTCTCTCCCAAGATCTGTAAGTTTCTGGCATCAAaactttttctgttctttttgtttaTCCTTGGATTTGATCATTCCTTTTCCCATATACTAATAATTTCTTCTTCATTACAGACTTCCTTTATTTCACACTGTAAATCCAAAGAACTGCATAATATATAACCCAAGCAGCGGTGCATTGAATGAAGACTGTGAAAGAACAAATACTTACATCTGTAAGCAACAGTTTATTTAGATGTTTCTTGGGGCAGAAGTATTCTGCAATGAAGATTTAGACTTACTTAGAATGCCAATGTATTATTACTATCTATTTCTGGGatctgtaaaatatttcaaattgtgTCTTATCAAccatataattttcatatatttgaaagCACATGCTTAAATTTTTTATCAATACATAATTGATACATAAATTATATTGGTTTTAGATATACAACATAGCAATAACTAGACAGTAAGTCTAATTAACATTCATCATTGTTATAGTTACATTTTTTTACataaattacataatttttaaattttgtgatatTTAAAATTGATGAAACTTGTATACCTACACTGAAATTTTAGAGTCAAGATAAATAATTTCAtgaatatttaatgtatacagtCAATAGTGAATTTCATAATTTATACATCTATTCTTAGAAATTCTCTCtgctgaaatttaaataaaacctaGTTCCTACCaaataatatatatcaaaatCATATCTGTCCTTTGAAtggcatcagttcaattcagctctgtcacttagtcatgtttgactctttgtgacaccatgaattgcagcatgccaggcctccctgtccatcaccaactcctggagttcactcaaactcatgtccatcgagccagtgatgccatccagccatctcattctctgtcatccccttctcctcctgcccccaatccctcccagcatcagagtcttttccaatgagtcaactcttcgcatgaggtggccaaagtattggagttttagctttagcattagtccttccaatgaacacccaggactgatctactttaggatggactggttggttctccttgcagtccaaggagtcttcaagtctcaagagtcttctccaacaccacagttcgatggtatggggagggaggagggaggagggttcaggatggggaacacatgtatacctgtggtggattcatcttgatatttggcaaaactaatacaattatgtaaagtttaaaaataaaataaaattaataaaaaaaaaaaagcatcaattcttcggcactcagctttcttcacagtccaactctcacatccatacatgaccactggaaaaaccatagccttgactagacgtacctttgttggcaaagtaaagtctctgcttttgaatatgctatctaggttggtcataaatttccttccaaggagtaagcgtcttttaatttcatggctgcagtcaccatctgcagtgattttggagcccagaaaaataaagtttgacactccagatgccatgatcttcgttttctgaatgttgagctttaagccaactttttcactctccactttcactttcatcaagaggcttttgagttcctcttcactttctgccataagggtggtgtcatctgcatatctgaggttattgatatttctcctggcaatcttgattccagcttgtgcttcttccagccctgcatttctcatgatgtactctgcatataagttaaataagcagggtgataatatacagccttgaggtactccttttcctatttggaaccagtctgttgttccatgtccagttctaactgttgcttcctgacctgcatacagatttctcaagaggcaggtcagctggtctggtattcctatctctttcagaattttccacagtttatggttatacacacagtcaaaggctttggcatagtcaataaagcagaaatagatgtttttctggaactctcttgctttttcgatgattcaccGGATATTGgccatttgctctctggttcctctgccttttctaaaaccagcgagggtatacctgtggcggattcatttcgatatttggcaaaactaatacaatattgtaaagtttaaaaataaaataaaatttaaaaaagtaaaaaaaataaataaataaaaccagcttgaacatgtggaagttcacggttcatgtatgctgaagcctggcttggagaattttgagcattactttactgtatgtgagatgagtgcaattgtgcagtaatttgagcattctttggcattgcctttctttggaattggaatgaaaactgaccttttccagtcctgtggccactgctgagttttccaaatgtgctggcatattgagtgcagcactttcacagcatcatctttcaggatttgaaatagctcaaccggactAGATTGAAAATTCCCATCCTGATCTCTTTTTTCTGGAAgcaaaaatagctttattgctatttttaaattctttctggaTACCTATGCATCTATATCTTCTAATTTAGACCTGCAGGTGCCATATAATACTTTCTTCATGTTCATCACAGAGTTCAGAGGGTTTCacatttgtgtgtcttctcttGATGCTACAGAGTTCCACATAAGAATTGCAAGTCTTTGCCCAAGTATGTAGTCTCACAGATTACTTTcatattttggaaaaggaaaggtAATCTAAGCCCTGATCGCATAAATATacagtcttattttattttactccatAGATCTTTCTTGCCTCATACTTAtctatcagttaaaaaaaaaaccaaaaaagccaTTCTTACATGTGCTTTGAAGGTTTTAATCTCTCATCAATCTCCAAAATCCTTtcctaaaaattatataataaatactgaACAATTACACTTTTGAGGGGTACAGGGAGCAGTTCGTTTTATTGAGGGGTTTTCGAATAGGTCAAagaaggattgagatcataatgAGTTCTGATGCCTGTGACCTGAATGGGATTTTCCTAAACTCAGAGATATCAAAACCCAAGTCTCCCCCTTTTTTATAACTGTTGCATATAATTGACCCAgtttcaaaccctgggttgggaagaccccttggaaaagggaatggctacctgctgcagtactcttgcttggagaattccatggacatcaGGCTCttgcctgatggactacagtccatggagggtcacaaagagtcagacaggactgagcaactaacactttcacttttatacacCTTAAGAAATTTGTTTTGACATCTCTATTTGCtttgtgattttatattttaattaagtgGTAATGATTAAGAACacaaagttgattttaaaattactgagtCAAGATGAGGAAAGAACctcttatgttttatttctcaaaatataataGAACTACAAGTTGAACTCTGCACATTTTTGTATGAAGGTTGACTTAGGGAAACTGCGCTTGTTATATTATGAAAGATACAAAATAGACTATAGCATTCTTCAAATGCTTAACATGGACTAAGCAAACATGCCTTGCACTTTATAGATACTTTAAATGTTTTGCCTTTGCTGCCCATGTGATTTTCATAACAATAATTTAGTTGAATTTAATTGAATTCAATTAAATTcaaaattgaatataaaatataaaatgaaaattataaacaaagttacacacatacacacacacacgcaccatcTTTTTTTTATCACTTCCAGAATgcaggaaaaaggaaattttaaaaaatcaaaactatcATATTTGTAACAAACAGCTTATTTAgctattttcttagaaaaaatcCAAATCTCATCTGACTAAATATGGAACctcctttattttaataaatcatgCTCATTTCTCTATCTCTAGACTACTAAATGTATCCATGtctattttatctcttttaataaatattcactaaTTGTGTCAAACTCTTGTgtccccatgactgtagcccaccaacccaggctgctctgtctatggaatttcctatgcaaaaatactggagtggtagccatttctttctgcaggggatcttcctgacccagggatacaacctgggtctcttgcattgcaggcagatctgaATAtgcatctgagccatcagggaagcttcaATATATACTACACAAAAACATTTGAAACCACTTATATTGTTGTTGATAAAATGTATATGTTTCtacttaaaatataaagattaagaaaattatttttaaatttcctaattttattgtgttttgttaAACTTAATTTGAGTCTTCTGCTTTGAAGCCCTGGTTCATGTAATTGCCTCCCAATTTTTCtcgaaataaaaataagttatgtTCTGGTCTCTTAAAATTCagcaatttttgtttttcttgggtgTTTTTGTTCATCCTTCTCAATAGAGGAATCATTCACATCTCTTTCTTCCCATGATCATTCCGTTTAACCATTTCCCTAAGtatcaaatatcatatactgTAAAACTCACTTTTGTGATAATGTTACACATGTATCTTTTGAAACCTGCATtgatattcttcagttcagttcagtcgcacagttgtgtctgactctttgtgacctgatgaactgcagaacgccaggcctccctgtccatcaaaaactcccgcagtttacccaaactcacgtgcattgagtctgtgatgccatccaaccatcttatcctctgttgtccccttctcctcctgccctcaatatttcccagcattagggtcttttccaatgagtcagctctttgcatcaggtggccaaagtattggagtttcattttcaacatcaatccttccaatgaacacccaggactgatttcctttagaatggactggttgaatcttgctgtccaagggactctcaagagtcttctccaacaccacagttcaaaagcatcagttctttggctctcagctttctttatagtccaactctcacatccatacatgactactggaaaaaccatagccttgactagacggacctttgttgacaaagtaatgtctctgttttctaatatgctgtctaggttggtcataactttccttccaaggagtaagtgtcttttaatttcagggctttagtcaccatctgcagtgattttggagcccaaaaaataaagtcagccagtttccactgtttccccatctatttgccaggaagtgatgggactggatgccatgatcttagttttttgaatgctgagcttgaagccaactttttcactctcctctttcacttttaccaagaggctctttagttcttcacttactgccataacggtggtgtcatttgcatatgtgaggttattgatgtttctcctggcaatcttgatttcagcttgtgcttcttccagcccagtgtttttcatgatgtacactgcatataagttaaataaacagggtgacaatatacagtcttgacgtactccttttcctgtttggaacctgtctgttgttccatgtcccattctaactgttgcttcctgacctccatacagatttctcaaga
Coding sequences within:
- the LOC113892460 gene encoding natural killer cells antigen CD94-like, translated to MAGFQTTPWRLISGVLGVICLLLMVTLGVLLKNSLTIQSVQLGPSTDLSEESGCYSCQEKWIGYQCNCYFISNEVKTWKDSRDFCVSHNSSLLQIQNRNEPDFMKFSSSFYWIGLSYSEEHHAWLWEDNSTLSQDLLPLFHTVNPKNCIIYNPSSGALNEDCERTNTYICKQQFI